A part of Gramella sp. MAR_2010_147 genomic DNA contains:
- a CDS encoding shikimate dehydrogenase: MRIFGLIGKDIDYSFSRKYFSEKFKKESIDAEYRNFDIPSIKNFPEISQNNIASGFNVTIPYKETIIPYLDHLDAHAEKIKAVNTIKFEKDGSLCGYNTDYWGFMQSIKPHLGAHHKNALILGTGGASKAIAYALDLLDIQTEFVSRDPENNQFSYSALTTNVLNSHTLIINCTPLGTSPNIEKYPNIPFEFLSEKHLVFDLIYNPSQTKLMQLAAEKGAKTINGLAMLEQQAEKSWQIWNSR; the protein is encoded by the coding sequence ATGAGAATCTTTGGTTTAATAGGGAAAGATATAGACTACTCTTTCTCCAGAAAATATTTTTCCGAAAAATTCAAAAAAGAAAGTATAGATGCCGAATACAGGAATTTCGATATTCCGTCTATCAAAAATTTTCCTGAAATATCACAGAACAACATTGCTTCAGGGTTTAATGTCACCATTCCTTATAAAGAAACCATTATCCCCTATCTGGATCATCTTGATGCTCACGCCGAAAAAATTAAAGCGGTAAACACCATTAAATTTGAAAAAGATGGCAGTTTGTGTGGATATAATACAGACTACTGGGGATTTATGCAATCTATAAAACCACACCTGGGAGCACACCATAAAAATGCATTAATTCTAGGAACCGGAGGAGCGTCAAAAGCGATTGCGTATGCACTCGATCTACTGGATATTCAAACTGAATTTGTATCAAGGGATCCAGAAAACAACCAATTTTCTTATTCAGCTTTAACTACGAACGTACTGAATTCTCATACTCTTATTATTAACTGCACCCCGCTGGGTACTTCTCCTAATATTGAAAAATATCCGAATATTCCATTTGAATTTCTTTCAGAAAAACATCTCGTTTTTGACCTTATCTATAATCCGTCGCAGACAAAACTAATGCAACTCGCCGCTGAAAAAGGAGCGAAAACAATCAACGGACTTGCTATGCTCGAGCAACAGGCAGAAAAATCCTGGCAAATATGGAATTCGCGATAA
- a CDS encoding DUF349 domain-containing protein, with amino-acid sequence MLQESATGKATSNKISKEKKNPDEDPYTHMEETEDVENPFFKEPEFKGEKSEKKEKPKEKLSESTDHEDAMISESESRAKKSEENDDDEGDSDLGDAVVEENKKSSGNHEEDMDSAVAEDSEDESANERHDIAKKDYHSMNKEALADELERLLKNEKIQAIKEHVAEIRAEFNAKFDEEMEEKKEDFLADGGNIIDFHYSTPLKKRFNSLYFDYKEQRNNYYKRLKKDLNENLHKRLELIEELKGLLGVEENINTTYNHFKEIQDKWRTAGPIPRDRYNNVWNTYHHHVENFYDFLHLNREFRDMDFKHNLEQKLKVIDRAEELLQENDVNRAFRELQMLHKMWKEELGPVAKEYREDIWERFSTATKNIHDKRQEYFNNLDEHYEKNWERKQEIIEKIKAIADNDFDNHNKWQQKIKEIEALREEFFNAGKVPRTKNQDTWTAFKENVRRFNRNKNAFYKNLKKAQYDNLEKKKELIKIAEDNKDSDDFKTVTPLMKKIQADWKKIGHVPRKDSDKVWKQFKKACNDYFDRLHAQRNEDNKEEVEAFEKKKAILDKVKAIELSGTKKEDLAKIKEQINAWKEIGKVPYNKRFIEGKFNKALDQLFNKMDIDNTKAEMMKYENKVQALDDADDDKRIRNEHYFLTKKIQETKAEIRQLENNLQFFSNVDDDNPLVKEVHKNIANHKADLEVWKEKLEKIKSLY; translated from the coding sequence ATGCTGCAGGAGTCGGCTACAGGTAAGGCAACTTCAAATAAAATTTCCAAAGAGAAGAAAAACCCGGATGAAGACCCTTATACCCATATGGAAGAGACCGAGGATGTTGAAAATCCGTTTTTCAAAGAACCGGAATTTAAGGGTGAGAAATCTGAAAAGAAAGAGAAACCTAAAGAGAAACTTTCGGAGTCTACAGATCATGAAGATGCAATGATTTCAGAATCTGAATCCAGAGCAAAGAAATCTGAAGAAAACGATGATGATGAGGGCGATAGCGACCTGGGAGACGCCGTTGTAGAAGAAAACAAGAAGTCTTCTGGCAATCATGAAGAAGATATGGATAGCGCCGTAGCAGAAGATAGTGAAGATGAGAGTGCTAACGAACGTCACGATATTGCCAAAAAAGATTATCATTCTATGAATAAAGAAGCACTGGCCGACGAGCTGGAGAGACTTCTAAAGAATGAGAAAATACAGGCGATCAAAGAACATGTTGCTGAAATTCGCGCAGAATTCAATGCGAAGTTCGATGAGGAAATGGAAGAGAAAAAAGAAGATTTTCTTGCTGATGGTGGGAACATCATAGACTTCCACTACTCCACTCCATTAAAAAAACGTTTCAATTCTTTGTATTTTGACTATAAAGAGCAACGTAATAATTATTATAAGCGCCTGAAGAAAGACCTGAATGAGAACCTTCATAAACGCCTGGAACTAATTGAGGAATTAAAGGGACTATTGGGCGTAGAAGAAAACATCAATACCACGTATAACCATTTCAAGGAAATTCAGGATAAATGGCGTACAGCTGGGCCTATTCCAAGAGATCGTTACAATAACGTATGGAATACCTATCACCATCACGTAGAGAATTTCTATGATTTCCTTCATCTGAACAGGGAATTCAGGGATATGGATTTCAAACATAACCTTGAGCAAAAATTAAAGGTGATAGATCGGGCTGAAGAACTTCTTCAGGAAAATGATGTGAACCGGGCTTTTCGGGAATTACAGATGCTCCATAAAATGTGGAAAGAAGAGCTTGGGCCGGTTGCAAAAGAATATCGAGAAGACATATGGGAAAGGTTTAGTACAGCTACTAAGAATATTCATGATAAAAGACAGGAATATTTCAATAATCTGGACGAACATTATGAGAAAAACTGGGAGCGTAAGCAGGAGATCATTGAAAAGATTAAAGCAATAGCAGATAATGACTTTGATAATCATAACAAGTGGCAGCAAAAGATAAAGGAGATCGAAGCTTTACGTGAAGAGTTTTTTAATGCCGGTAAAGTGCCCAGAACTAAAAATCAGGATACCTGGACGGCTTTTAAGGAAAATGTACGCCGTTTTAATCGCAATAAGAATGCTTTTTATAAGAACCTGAAAAAAGCGCAGTATGACAACCTTGAGAAGAAAAAAGAACTTATCAAGATAGCTGAAGACAATAAGGATAGTGACGATTTTAAAACTGTTACTCCTTTAATGAAGAAAATTCAGGCAGACTGGAAAAAGATTGGTCATGTTCCAAGAAAGGATAGTGACAAAGTATGGAAGCAATTCAAAAAAGCCTGTAACGACTATTTTGACAGGTTACACGCTCAAAGAAACGAAGACAACAAAGAAGAAGTTGAAGCTTTTGAAAAGAAAAAAGCGATTCTTGACAAAGTGAAGGCGATAGAACTTTCAGGAACCAAAAAAGAGGATCTTGCAAAGATCAAAGAGCAAATAAACGCCTGGAAAGAAATTGGAAAGGTTCCTTATAACAAACGTTTTATCGAAGGTAAATTCAATAAGGCTTTAGATCAATTATTCAATAAAATGGATATTGACAATACTAAAGCTGAAATGATGAAATATGAGAATAAGGTTCAGGCACTGGATGATGCAGACGATGACAAGAGAATTAGGAATGAACACTATTTCTTAACCAAGAAGATCCAGGAAACCAAAGCTGAAATTAGACAGCTGGAAAATAATCTTCAGTTTTTCTCGAATGTTGATGATGATAATCCTTTAGTAAAGGAGGTTCATAAAAATATAGCGAACCATAAGGCTGATCTTGAAGTATGGAAGGAAAAACTTGAAAAAATCAAGTCGCTTTATTAA
- a CDS encoding class I SAM-dependent methyltransferase, whose amino-acid sequence MPCSLCNCATQYFEVIKDREYVQCIDCKAVLLSPENHLSPQAEKSRYILHNNDVNDPGYIHFVKPVIEQIKSDFSPSSNGLDFGCGTGPVITSELKKSGFQIKLYDPYFQPNKKVLDTTFDFIICCEVIEHFQNPYKEFELLYSILKPGGKLYCKTGIWSDTIDFQNWHYKDDKTHVIFYSIESLEWIRKNLNFSSLEIQDKFFIFTA is encoded by the coding sequence ATGCCTTGCAGTTTATGCAATTGTGCCACCCAGTATTTCGAAGTTATTAAAGACCGGGAATATGTGCAATGTATAGATTGTAAGGCAGTTTTGCTTTCTCCAGAAAATCATCTTTCTCCACAAGCAGAAAAATCCAGGTATATTCTTCACAACAACGATGTAAATGATCCCGGATATATACATTTTGTGAAACCTGTAATTGAACAGATAAAATCAGATTTTAGTCCAAGTTCAAATGGACTTGACTTTGGCTGCGGCACCGGACCTGTGATTACTTCTGAATTAAAAAAATCTGGTTTTCAAATTAAACTTTACGATCCCTATTTTCAGCCCAATAAAAAAGTGCTGGATACTACGTTTGATTTTATTATTTGTTGTGAAGTGATAGAACACTTTCAAAATCCCTATAAAGAATTTGAACTATTATACTCTATACTAAAACCAGGGGGTAAATTATATTGTAAGACCGGGATTTGGAGTGATACTATAGATTTTCAGAACTGGCACTATAAAGATGATAAAACTCATGTGATTTTCTACAGCATCGAGAGCTTAGAGTGGATCAGAAAAAATCTGAATTTCAGTTCTCTAGAGATTCAGGATAAATTTTTCATTTTTACTGCCTGA
- the mazG gene encoding nucleoside triphosphate pyrophosphohydrolase → MNSREDQLKAFDRLLTIMDELREQCPWDRKQTMESLRHLTIEETYELGDAILDKDMQEIKKELGDVLLHLVFYSKIGSETNDFDIADVANSICDKLIDRHPHIYGDVEVANEEDVKRNWENLKLKEGKKSVLEGVPKSLPSIVKANRIQDKVAGVGFDWEEPQQVFDKLKEELEELQHEVQEDNQDEIEAEFGDVLFSMINYARFLNVNPENALERTNKKFIKRFQYLEGKARENNKALKDMTLAEMDVFWNEAKKQ, encoded by the coding sequence ATGAATTCCAGAGAAGACCAGCTAAAAGCATTTGATAGGTTATTGACCATCATGGATGAACTGAGGGAGCAGTGCCCCTGGGATAGAAAACAAACCATGGAGTCCTTAAGACATCTTACCATTGAAGAGACCTATGAGCTGGGCGATGCGATCCTTGATAAGGACATGCAGGAAATCAAAAAAGAGCTGGGTGACGTGCTTTTACATCTTGTCTTTTACTCGAAAATAGGAAGTGAAACCAATGATTTTGATATTGCCGATGTCGCGAATTCCATTTGTGATAAGTTAATAGACAGGCATCCGCACATTTATGGCGATGTTGAGGTCGCTAATGAAGAGGATGTAAAACGCAACTGGGAAAACCTTAAACTTAAAGAAGGTAAAAAAAGCGTGTTGGAAGGCGTTCCAAAATCATTGCCATCCATTGTAAAGGCGAATCGAATTCAGGATAAAGTCGCGGGAGTGGGTTTTGACTGGGAAGAACCACAACAGGTTTTTGATAAACTAAAGGAAGAGCTGGAGGAACTGCAACATGAAGTACAGGAGGACAATCAGGATGAAATTGAGGCTGAATTTGGCGATGTTCTCTTTTCTATGATCAATTATGCCCGTTTTCTTAATGTAAACCCGGAAAACGCCTTAGAGCGTACTAATAAAAAGTTTATTAAACGATTTCAGTACCTTGAAGGGAAGGCTAGAGAAAATAATAAAGCTTTGAAAGATATGACGCTGGCTGAAATGGATGTTTTCTGGAACGAGGCTAAAAAGCAATGA
- the bshB1 gene encoding bacillithiol biosynthesis deacetylase BshB1 — protein MILDILAVGAHPDDVELSCSGTIAKEVDRGKKVGILDLTRGELGTRGSAEIRDEEAKAAAEILGVKMRHNLEFSDAFFENNTAHKLEIIKIIRKYKPEIVLCNAVEDRHIDHGKGAKLVSEACFLSGLPKIETIMNGNKQAAWRPKHVYHYIQWKNLQPDFVVDISGYLDKKLESVLAYRSQFFDENSKEPQTPISSSNFLDSITYRAQDMGRLINTEHAEGFNVERNVAVDSIFDLI, from the coding sequence ATGATATTAGATATACTGGCAGTGGGAGCACATCCAGATGATGTGGAACTAAGCTGCTCAGGAACGATAGCTAAGGAAGTAGATCGTGGAAAAAAAGTAGGTATACTGGATCTGACCAGGGGAGAACTGGGTACAAGGGGTTCCGCAGAAATAAGAGATGAAGAGGCTAAAGCAGCAGCAGAAATTTTAGGCGTAAAAATGCGTCACAATTTGGAATTTAGTGATGCTTTCTTTGAAAATAATACCGCTCATAAACTGGAGATCATCAAAATTATTAGAAAATACAAACCTGAAATTGTTCTTTGCAATGCTGTTGAAGACCGGCATATAGATCATGGAAAAGGAGCAAAATTAGTTAGTGAGGCTTGTTTTCTAAGTGGTTTGCCTAAAATTGAAACGATCATGAATGGGAACAAACAGGCGGCGTGGAGGCCAAAGCATGTATACCATTATATACAATGGAAAAATCTTCAGCCTGATTTTGTGGTGGATATTTCGGGATATTTAGATAAAAAACTGGAATCTGTTTTAGCGTATCGTTCGCAGTTTTTTGATGAGAATAGCAAGGAGCCACAAACACCAATTTCAAGCAGTAACTTTCTGGATAGCATTACTTACCGGGCGCAGGATATGGGGAGACTTATTAATACAGAACATGCTGAAGGTTTTAATGTGGAACGAAATGTTGCGGTAGATTCTATATTCGATCTTATTTAA
- a CDS encoding PLP-dependent aspartate aminotransferase family protein, translating into MSKTKGINTICTHIGELEDKEFKGAVSPLYMSTSYAFEEVETKRYPRYFNTPNQVALARKMTALEHGEASLIFGSGMAAVSTSLMAFLKAGDHVVFQDSLYGGTSNLATEEFDKFGIEYSFAKDAKADSLKAEIKENTKVIYIETPSNPLLRITDMEAVAKLAKEHGLVSMIDNTFASPVNQNPIDFGIDVVIHSATKYMGGHSDILAGTVISSEENIERIFQMAKNFGGSLSDYTVWLLERSIKTMGIRVKAQNENAMKLAEFLNSHADVSNVYYPGLKDHPDHELAKKQMKGFGGMLSFELDEKLNASQFMKALQLIKPSMSLAGVESTILLPSKTSHGLLSEEGRKKQGIKDNLLRFSVGIEEAEDLIEDLTQAINKTK; encoded by the coding sequence ATGAGCAAGACCAAAGGAATCAACACAATTTGCACGCATATAGGAGAACTGGAAGACAAGGAATTTAAGGGGGCAGTGTCCCCATTATATATGTCTACTTCTTATGCTTTTGAAGAGGTTGAAACAAAACGATATCCAAGATATTTCAATACCCCCAACCAGGTAGCCCTGGCTAGAAAAATGACAGCTTTAGAGCATGGTGAAGCTTCTTTAATATTTGGAAGCGGAATGGCAGCAGTGAGTACATCCTTAATGGCTTTTTTAAAGGCTGGTGATCATGTGGTGTTTCAGGATTCGCTTTATGGTGGCACCAGTAATCTGGCAACTGAAGAATTTGATAAATTTGGAATTGAATATAGCTTTGCAAAAGATGCTAAAGCAGATTCCTTAAAAGCTGAAATAAAGGAAAATACAAAGGTGATCTATATAGAAACACCTTCGAATCCGTTGCTGCGCATCACAGATATGGAGGCAGTTGCGAAACTGGCAAAAGAGCACGGACTGGTAAGTATGATAGATAATACCTTTGCCTCACCGGTAAATCAAAATCCGATAGATTTTGGAATTGATGTAGTGATACACTCGGCTACAAAATATATGGGGGGGCATAGTGATATTCTCGCGGGTACCGTTATTTCTTCCGAAGAAAACATTGAGCGAATTTTCCAGATGGCCAAGAATTTTGGTGGCAGTTTGAGCGATTATACGGTCTGGTTATTAGAACGAAGTATTAAAACCATGGGGATTAGAGTGAAAGCTCAAAATGAAAATGCCATGAAACTTGCTGAATTTTTAAATTCTCATGCTGATGTTTCCAATGTTTATTATCCGGGATTAAAAGATCATCCAGATCATGAATTAGCAAAAAAGCAAATGAAAGGATTTGGCGGAATGCTGTCTTTTGAATTAGATGAAAAGCTTAACGCTTCCCAGTTTATGAAAGCGCTTCAGCTAATAAAACCATCGATGAGTCTTGCGGGTGTAGAGAGTACAATTTTACTTCCATCTAAAACCTCACATGGATTGTTAAGTGAAGAAGGAAGAAAAAAACAAGGCATAAAAGATAATTTATTGAGATTTTCAGTAGGGATTGAAGAGGCTGAAGATCTGATAGAAGATCTTACTCAGGCAATAAATAAAACAAAGTAA
- a CDS encoding NAD(P)-dependent alcohol dehydrogenase, whose amino-acid sequence MKNVNAYAAKSNDASLEPFDIERREILADDVKIEIDYCGVCHSDIHQVRNDWGNSNYPVVPGHEIIGRVTEVGKDVKNYKKGDLVGVGCMVDSCQECQSCKDDLEQYCENGMTATYNSKDKHLGGHTFGGYSELIVVKEKFVLKVPENLDTKAVAPLLCAGITTWSPLRQWNVKKGDKVGVVGLGGLGHMGVKFANALGAHVVMITTSPGKADDAKRLGADEVLISKNEDEMKKHQGTFDFILNTVPVGHDTNPYVGLLKRDATMTLVGAIDEVDIHGGGLIMGRKRLAGSLIGGIKETQEMLDFCGEHDIVSDIEIIDIQNINDAFDRVVKSDVKYRFVIDMKSIKN is encoded by the coding sequence ATGAAGAATGTAAATGCATATGCGGCGAAATCAAATGATGCCAGTTTGGAGCCGTTTGATATTGAGAGAAGAGAGATTTTAGCCGATGATGTAAAGATCGAAATTGACTATTGCGGAGTTTGCCATAGTGATATTCACCAGGTAAGAAATGATTGGGGAAACAGCAATTATCCAGTGGTTCCCGGACATGAAATTATTGGCCGAGTGACCGAGGTTGGAAAAGACGTGAAAAACTACAAAAAAGGAGATCTTGTTGGAGTTGGCTGTATGGTAGATTCCTGCCAGGAATGCCAATCCTGTAAGGATGATTTGGAGCAATATTGTGAGAATGGGATGACCGCAACCTATAATAGTAAGGATAAACACCTTGGAGGCCACACATTTGGAGGTTATTCTGAATTGATCGTGGTAAAAGAAAAATTTGTACTTAAAGTTCCTGAAAACCTGGATACGAAAGCCGTTGCTCCTTTACTTTGTGCAGGGATCACAACCTGGTCTCCATTGCGACAATGGAATGTAAAAAAGGGGGACAAGGTTGGAGTAGTTGGCCTTGGAGGTCTTGGCCACATGGGTGTTAAATTTGCCAATGCACTTGGAGCTCATGTAGTAATGATCACCACTTCACCTGGAAAAGCTGACGATGCCAAGAGATTGGGTGCAGACGAAGTTCTTATTTCCAAGAATGAGGATGAGATGAAAAAACACCAGGGAACTTTTGACTTTATCCTGAATACCGTTCCCGTAGGTCACGACACTAATCCTTATGTTGGGTTACTGAAACGAGATGCAACGATGACTTTAGTAGGAGCTATTGATGAGGTAGATATTCACGGTGGAGGATTGATCATGGGTAGAAAAAGACTTGCTGGTTCTTTGATTGGAGGAATTAAAGAAACCCAGGAAATGCTGGATTTCTGTGGAGAGCATGATATTGTGTCTGATATTGAAATAATCGATATTCAGAATATCAACGATGCTTTTGACAGGGTTGTAAAATCTGATGTAAAGTATAGATTTGTGATCGACATGAAATCTATAAAGAACTAA
- a CDS encoding PH domain-containing protein: protein MSILSSLLGNAGAIEKDTLQEKYGKLLIPSEEIQAGFKIIRDTFIFTNKRLILVDVQGITGSKIEYFSILYKSITRFSVETAGSFDLDAELKIWISGEQTPSISKRFNKKVDIYEVQKLLAEFTL, encoded by the coding sequence ATGAGTATTCTTTCTTCATTATTAGGAAATGCCGGAGCAATCGAAAAAGATACACTTCAGGAGAAATATGGAAAATTATTAATTCCTTCTGAAGAGATCCAGGCAGGATTCAAGATTATCAGGGATACCTTTATTTTTACGAATAAACGGCTTATTCTGGTAGATGTCCAGGGAATTACGGGTAGTAAAATTGAGTATTTTTCGATTCTATATAAAAGCATTACCAGATTTAGTGTTGAAACCGCCGGAAGTTTTGATCTGGATGCCGAATTGAAGATTTGGATATCTGGAGAGCAAACTCCATCAATTTCTAAGCGTTTTAATAAGAAAGTAGATATTTATGAAGTTCAGAAATTATTAGCAGAATTCACACTCTAG
- the hutI gene encoding imidazolonepropionase produces the protein MSLLLTNIKELLQVREQNILKVSGSEMKELPTIKNAWLLIKNDKIVDFGTMESIPKINADETIDATGKIVLPTWCDSHTHIVYAGNREQEFADRINGLSYEEIANRGGGILNSAKTLQETPEDEVYEQSAKRLEEVMKLGTGAVEIKSGYGLTEEAELKILRVIRKLKENYNLPVKSTFLGAHAIPKNYKHDPDAYMDLVIDKILPKVAKEGLAEYIDIFCEKGYFSIKDTQRLLSAAKEYGLKPKIHVNQFNSIGGVKTGVEYEALSVDHLEIMTDEDIEVLKGTKTMPVALPSCSLFLSIPYTPARKILDAELPLALATDFNPGSTPSGNMNLVVSLACIKMKMTPEEAINAATINGAYAMELSETHGSITKGKMANFIITKEIPSYTFLPYAFGTNSIESVYINGKKI, from the coding sequence ATGAGCTTATTACTAACCAATATCAAAGAATTACTACAGGTTAGAGAACAAAATATTCTTAAAGTTTCAGGAAGCGAAATGAAAGAACTTCCTACGATAAAGAATGCATGGTTGCTAATAAAAAATGACAAAATCGTTGATTTTGGGACTATGGAAAGTATACCTAAAATAAATGCCGATGAAACAATAGATGCAACCGGAAAGATCGTATTGCCTACCTGGTGTGATTCTCACACGCATATTGTATATGCTGGTAATCGCGAGCAGGAATTCGCAGATCGTATTAATGGATTGAGCTATGAAGAAATTGCAAATCGGGGCGGTGGAATTTTAAATAGCGCAAAAACACTTCAGGAAACTCCCGAAGATGAAGTTTACGAACAGTCGGCGAAAAGACTTGAAGAAGTCATGAAACTTGGAACCGGGGCTGTAGAGATAAAATCTGGCTACGGACTTACCGAAGAAGCTGAACTTAAAATACTTAGAGTTATCAGGAAACTTAAAGAAAATTATAATCTGCCGGTAAAGTCTACTTTTTTGGGAGCACATGCTATACCAAAGAATTATAAGCATGATCCCGATGCTTATATGGATCTGGTGATTGATAAAATACTCCCTAAAGTTGCGAAAGAAGGTCTGGCAGAATACATCGATATCTTTTGTGAGAAAGGTTATTTCAGCATAAAAGACACTCAAAGATTGCTTTCTGCAGCGAAAGAATACGGCTTAAAACCTAAAATTCATGTCAATCAGTTTAATTCCATTGGAGGTGTAAAAACCGGGGTTGAGTATGAAGCACTAAGTGTAGATCATTTAGAGATAATGACAGACGAGGATATAGAAGTTTTAAAGGGAACCAAAACGATGCCTGTAGCACTTCCCTCCTGCTCTCTGTTTCTAAGTATCCCCTATACACCCGCCAGAAAGATTTTGGATGCTGAACTACCACTGGCACTAGCCACCGATTTTAATCCTGGAAGTACTCCAAGCGGGAACATGAACCTGGTAGTTTCACTTGCCTGCATCAAAATGAAAATGACCCCGGAAGAAGCTATCAATGCAGCCACTATCAATGGAGCCTATGCAATGGAATTAAGCGAAACGCACGGGAGTATTACCAAAGGAAAAATGGCAAATTTCATCATCACTAAAGAGATCCCATCTTATACTTTTTTACCTTATGCTTTTGGAACAAATTCTATAGAATCTGTTTATATCAACGGAAAAAAGATCTGA
- a CDS encoding formimidoylglutamase — protein MQGFQFYSKKDIKHLVNKRNGERKFGENLQFVSSLDELEYLAAKYVIFGIPEDVGVRANFGKPGTSNAWKTALKSLVNIQINRFNDPDNLILLGHLDCRHWMDKASSIDEEDPNYHAKLGDIVKEIDLKVATLIEKIISGNKIPIIIGGGHNNAYGNIKGAAKALNTPINVINIDAHTDLRQLEHRHSGNGFSYAIEGQFLRKYTVFGLHKNYTPEYIFEEMDASENFLYHLAEDILEHPEEAIKKLEKSIEIAGQSKFGLELDCDSISDFPSSAKSPAGFTVNDIRSFIKVASENKNCSYFHICEAAPKDENEAQVGKAIAYFISDFIR, from the coding sequence ATGCAAGGTTTTCAATTTTATAGCAAAAAAGATATAAAGCATTTAGTTAATAAGCGCAATGGAGAGCGGAAGTTTGGAGAAAACCTTCAGTTTGTTAGTAGCCTGGATGAGCTGGAATATTTGGCAGCAAAATATGTCATATTTGGCATTCCGGAAGATGTTGGTGTAAGAGCTAATTTCGGGAAACCCGGAACTTCAAATGCATGGAAAACCGCATTGAAGTCTTTAGTTAATATCCAGATTAACAGATTTAATGATCCCGACAACTTAATTCTATTAGGGCATTTAGATTGCAGGCACTGGATGGATAAAGCTTCCAGTATTGATGAAGAAGATCCTAATTATCACGCAAAACTCGGCGATATTGTTAAAGAGATCGATCTTAAAGTAGCAACACTTATTGAGAAAATAATTTCAGGAAACAAAATCCCTATCATTATTGGTGGCGGGCATAACAATGCTTACGGGAACATTAAAGGTGCAGCCAAAGCTTTAAATACCCCTATAAATGTGATCAATATCGATGCGCATACAGATCTTAGACAACTTGAACACCGGCATAGCGGAAATGGATTTAGTTATGCTATCGAAGGACAGTTTTTGCGAAAATATACCGTCTTTGGATTACACAAAAACTATACTCCTGAATATATTTTTGAAGAAATGGATGCTTCAGAGAATTTTCTGTATCATCTGGCTGAAGATATTTTAGAGCACCCGGAAGAAGCGATTAAAAAACTTGAGAAAAGTATAGAGATCGCAGGTCAGTCAAAATTCGGACTGGAACTGGACTGTGATTCGATTTCAGATTTTCCAAGTAGCGCTAAATCACCTGCAGGGTTTACAGTTAACGATATAAGGAGCTTTATAAAAGTTGCTTCTGAAAATAAAAACTGCAGTTATTTCCATATCTGCGAAGCCGCGCCTAAAGACGAAAATGAAGCACAGGTTGGAAAAGCCATCGCCTATTTTATTTCAGATTTTATCAGGTAA
- a CDS encoding DUF1622 domain-containing protein, which produces MENIKLYIEYTARIIEVGGVLTILVGTILALGKFLLSTQKGKQRSYKLLRQELGKGILLGLEILVAADIIATVVTEPTMDKVLTLGVIVLIRTFLSMSIELEIEGKFPWQRQASENKLDKNA; this is translated from the coding sequence ATGGAAAATATAAAATTATATATTGAGTACACGGCCCGGATTATTGAAGTTGGCGGCGTGCTTACTATTTTAGTGGGAACTATCTTAGCGCTGGGTAAATTCCTTTTATCTACGCAAAAAGGAAAACAGCGTTCGTATAAATTACTGCGTCAGGAATTGGGAAAAGGCATTCTTTTAGGCCTGGAAATTCTTGTAGCTGCAGATATTATTGCAACAGTAGTGACAGAGCCAACCATGGATAAAGTGCTAACACTGGGAGTTATTGTATTGATAAGGACATTTTTGAGCATGTCTATAGAGCTGGAAATAGAAGGGAAATTTCCATGGCAGCGCCAGGCTTCAGAAAACAAGCTTGATAAAAATGCTTAG